ACCGTTTTAATACCTAACTTACTCGGAGCGCATTGACGGATATTATTGCACAGTTAAAGCAGGGTAGCGAGGCCGCCTTTTCTCAACTGGTGGCTCAGTGGCAGGGCATGGTATATAATACCGCCCTCGGGATACTGCAAAATACTGCGGACGCGGAAGACGTGGCTCAGGAGGTGTTCATGCAGGTGCATGAATCAATAGGAACATTCAAAGGAGAGGCACAGATCTCCACCTGGTTATACCGTATTACCGTTACCAAATGCCTGGACCATCTCCGGAAAAAGAACCGGAAAAAAAGATGGGGGAAAGTCTACAGCCTTTTCGGCCAGCAGAACGAATTGATCATAGATCCGCCGGATTTTCACCACCCCGGGGTAGCATTAGCCAATAAAGAGCGGGCAGACCTGCTGTTCAGGGCTATTGCCCGGTTGCCGGACAGCCAGAAGGCCGCTTTTGTGCTCCACAAGCTGGAGGGCCTGAGCAGCAAGGAGATAGCAGGGGTAATGGATGCCAGTATATCCGCAGTGGAGGGCCTTTTACACCGGGCTAAACAGAATTTGAGGCAGCAATTGGAAGAATATTACCATAACGAAGAATAAATGCAAGTTTTCAAGCTTTTTATCGTCTAACTTAAATACAGCGATCATGAAGAAGAAACTAAATATATCACACGAAGTAGAAAGCACCCTCAGTAGCCTCGATGGCGTACAACGGGCTGAGCCGGGTGATTTCTTCTTTACCCGCCTGCAGGCCAGGATGCAACGGTCCGGTGCCGCAGACGCATGGGAGCGGTTCCTTGCCATTGTTACAAGGCCCTCTATAGCTATTGCCGGTGTACTGCTCATCCTGGCGGTGAATAGTTTCATGTTCGTACAAATGAAGCCCGCCCCGGAAAGAACGGAACAGGCTATGTTGCAGCAGGACTTTGACGATGCATCCCAACTGGGTATCAGCACCACCTTTTACGACTTTGACAAACCCGAATAAAAGATGAAAGAAACATTTGCCCGGAATAAAATACTGAGCCTGCTGCTGGTTTTCCTTTTGTTGACGAACATCGGCATGCTGGTATTCTTTGTATATACCAAACCGGCGTCTCCGCAAAAGCATCCGGATAAGGATAAAGGCGGTGAAATGTTGCAAATGCTGGAGAAACAGGTAGGGTTTACGCCGGACCAGCTGGCGCAATACAAAAGTCTGAAAGACCAGCATTGGGATAGTACCAGGCCTTACTTCGGGGAAATGCGTGTGGCAAAAGATAATTTCTTTAAGCTGATCAAAGATACCGCCATCCCAGACTCCGTGATCAATGCGGCAGCGGATACCATTGCAGCCAAACAGAAAAAGATAGACCTGAGAACATTCCGGTATTTTCAACGGCTGAGAAGCATCTGCACCCCGCAGCAGCAACCGGCTTTCGACTCTGTGGTAAGCCAGGTACTGAAAAAAATGAACGCCCCCTGGCGCAATAAGAATCAGCCGCCGAAAGATAGTGTGAAACAATAGCAAGGCATCATGAGCATTTAAATACAATAACAATCTACAAAACCCTCTAATCATGAAACAAAGGATCATGCTGATGCTGGCCTTTCTGCTGGCAATGAACATCAGCGTTTTTGCACAACAAGGTGGTGGCCAGGGCGGTCAGCGCCGTTCTGTTGAAGAACGCGTAAAAGCTACTATTGAAAGACTGACTACTGAACTGTCTTTGAATAAAGATCAGCAAACAAAGCTGGATTCTGTATTCACGAACTCCTACAAACAAATGGAGAAAATGCGTGCAGACGCACAGGCTTCCGGCAACCGTCCTGACAGGGAAGCGTTCCAGAAACTGGGCACTGAAAGAGATGAGAAAGTGAAAGGCATCCTCACAGAGGACCAGTTCAAAAAGTACAAGGAAGCTCAGGAGAAGATGCGCCAGAACGGTGGTAACCGTGGTGGTGGCGGCAACAACTAAGCAGCCTTAAAAGATCGTGGCCGTATTATACTGCAAATAACGTAGAAGAATGCACGCAGTATAGTACGGCTTTTTTTGTGCCCCGAAAAACGTATTATTGTGAACGATGATACTGCAATTTCTGAAGGACCACTGGCAAACGATCACCATCATTATCCTCTACGGCATTACAACATGGGTGGCTGTCAAAGCATTGCTGGAAGCCCGGTCCACGGGTAAAACACTGGCATATCTTTTAGTTCTTTTCTTCCTGCCTGGTATCGGCATACTCATTTATTTGCTGGTAGGTATGAACCGCCGGGTGAACCGTATTTACAGCCGTAAATGGATGAGCAATGTAAGGCTCAGCGAAAAACTGCAGTTATACCTCCAGCAGGAAAGCCGCCAGACCCTCATCGAACATTCTGACCTCGTCACCAATAAAACCGGCATCGCCCGTTTGCTTTTCAGGGATTCCTTGTCACCCATCACGGCTGATAACGAAGCCATTTTACTCCTTAACGGAGAAGAAAAGTTCCCCCTGCTCATCGAAACACTGAAAGCTGCCAAACATCACATTCACCTGGAATACTACATCTTTGAAGAAGATGTGATCGGCCGGGAGATCATGGACATCCTGATGCATAAGGCCAAAGAAGGGGTGGCGGTTCGTTTTATTTATGACGATTTCGGCAGCAGCGACATCAACCGCCGTTTCCTCCGCCAGATGAGGGCAGCGGGCATTGAAGTATATCCTTTCTACCGCGTGCGCCTGCTGGCCAACCGCCTCAATTACCGGAACCACCGTAAAATAGTAGTAGTAGACGGGCATACCGGTTTCATCGGCGGTATTAATGTGGCAGACCGTTATATCAATACCTCCCGTTACAGGGATGCACATCCACAATGGCCCTACTGGAGAGATACCCATCTGTGCATAAAAGGCCTGGGTGTACATACCCTGCAATTCCTTTTTATGGGAGACTGGAACTTCTGCGCGGAAGCAGACCTGCCCATTACCCAGGATTTTTTCCCGGATATCAAAGTAACAGGGGAGGACCTGGTACAGATCGCCGCCAGCGGCCCGGACTCTGAACGTTCTTCCATTATGCTCTCTTACCTGGCTGCCATCAACCAGGCGGAGCGCTCCGTATATATTACCACGCCTTATTTCATTCCCAACGAGTCCATCCTCAACGCCCTGCAAATGGCCGCATTGTCCGGCAGGGACGTTCGCCTGCTGGTGCCGGACATGAGCGACAGCCGGATCGTGAACAAAGCCTCGGAATCCTTCTTTGAATCCCTGCTTACCTGCGGCGTACGCATCTTCCGTTACCAGAAGGGCTTCGTACACGCCAAAACCATGGTGGTGGACGAGAACCTTTCCGTAGTGGGCACCGCCAATATGGATATCCGCAGCTTCGACTTCAACTTTGAGGTCAATGCCTTTGTGTACAGTAAAGACATGAACTGGAAGCTCACTGAGGCCTTTTTGCAGGATACCCTCCACAGCACAGAGCTGCACCTGGAGCAATGGCGCAACCGTGGCCGGATGGCACGCC
This DNA window, taken from Chitinophaga niabensis, encodes the following:
- the cls gene encoding cardiolipin synthase — translated: MILQFLKDHWQTITIIILYGITTWVAVKALLEARSTGKTLAYLLVLFFLPGIGILIYLLVGMNRRVNRIYSRKWMSNVRLSEKLQLYLQQESRQTLIEHSDLVTNKTGIARLLFRDSLSPITADNEAILLLNGEEKFPLLIETLKAAKHHIHLEYYIFEEDVIGREIMDILMHKAKEGVAVRFIYDDFGSSDINRRFLRQMRAAGIEVYPFYRVRLLANRLNYRNHRKIVVVDGHTGFIGGINVADRYINTSRYRDAHPQWPYWRDTHLCIKGLGVHTLQFLFMGDWNFCAEADLPITQDFFPDIKVTGEDLVQIAASGPDSERSSIMLSYLAAINQAERSVYITTPYFIPNESILNALQMAALSGRDVRLLVPDMSDSRIVNKASESFFESLLTCGVRIFRYQKGFVHAKTMVVDENLSVVGTANMDIRSFDFNFEVNAFVYSKDMNWKLTEAFLQDTLHSTELHLEQWRNRGRMARLGEAIVRLFSPLL
- a CDS encoding RNA polymerase sigma factor, whose protein sequence is MTDIIAQLKQGSEAAFSQLVAQWQGMVYNTALGILQNTADAEDVAQEVFMQVHESIGTFKGEAQISTWLYRITVTKCLDHLRKKNRKKRWGKVYSLFGQQNELIIDPPDFHHPGVALANKERADLLFRAIARLPDSQKAAFVLHKLEGLSSKEIAGVMDASISAVEGLLHRAKQNLRQQLEEYYHNEE
- a CDS encoding Spy/CpxP family protein refolding chaperone produces the protein MKETFARNKILSLLLVFLLLTNIGMLVFFVYTKPASPQKHPDKDKGGEMLQMLEKQVGFTPDQLAQYKSLKDQHWDSTRPYFGEMRVAKDNFFKLIKDTAIPDSVINAAADTIAAKQKKIDLRTFRYFQRLRSICTPQQQPAFDSVVSQVLKKMNAPWRNKNQPPKDSVKQ